Proteins from a genomic interval of Caulobacter rhizosphaerae:
- a CDS encoding DUF3035 domain-containing protein: protein MSFYRVATLGALAVVAATGLAGCQSASKALGMSKVVPDEFRVVTKAPLVVPPDYSLRPPAPGEPRPQELQPESAARQALIGQSNAAGRSDGEKLLVSKAGVDKADPLIRFVVDDENGDLAHKDESFASKVMFWKKGDKTAAPTAAETGATESVTVDAAAEEARLKALTGNGTIIITREKQGKIKLPGL, encoded by the coding sequence ATGAGTTTCTATCGGGTCGCGACCCTGGGCGCTTTGGCCGTCGTGGCCGCCACGGGCCTGGCCGGCTGCCAGTCCGCGTCGAAGGCGCTGGGCATGAGCAAGGTCGTTCCGGACGAGTTCCGCGTCGTCACCAAGGCCCCGCTGGTGGTGCCGCCCGACTACAGCCTGCGCCCGCCGGCTCCCGGCGAGCCGCGCCCGCAGGAACTGCAGCCTGAAAGCGCCGCCCGCCAGGCCCTGATCGGCCAGAGCAACGCCGCCGGCCGCTCGGACGGCGAGAAGCTGCTGGTCTCCAAGGCCGGCGTCGACAAGGCCGACCCGCTGATCCGCTTCGTCGTCGACGACGAGAACGGCGACCTGGCCCACAAGGATGAGAGCTTCGCCAGCAAGGTGATGTTCTGGAAGAAGGGCGACAAGACCGCCGCCCCGACCGCCGCCGAGACCGGCGCCACCGAATCCGTCACCGTCGACGCGGCCGCCGAAGAAGCCCGCCTGAAGGCCCTGACCGGCAACGGCACGATCATCATCACCCGCGAGAAGCAGGGCAAGATCAAGCTGCCGGGCCTGTAG